Proteins from a single region of Pyrus communis chromosome 6, drPyrComm1.1, whole genome shotgun sequence:
- the LOC137738006 gene encoding MYB-like transcription factor EOBII, producing the protein MAAPRNPNEEHELRKGPWTLEEDNLLIHYIANHGEGHWNSLAKFAGLKRTGKSCRLRWLNYLKPDIKRGNLTPQEQLLILELHSKWGNRWSKIAQHLPGRTDNEIKNYWRTRVQKQARQLNIESNSVQFLDAVRGFWMPILLQKMKQSSCSSTLSPSQNSASPSLSPNHTVPSVPLPTSPPGNVTNMFDNYHMSGTSNLATVPSNILSSESLISQVPQMAEQSTSLYPAFDHIGYGGLSPDGSYYVDSSSYDMEGLSLDPVSAMGNYDNSQFDCQMVGNDWMLDTITDNLWNMDGM; encoded by the exons ATGGCTGCTCCTAGAAACCCTAATGAAGAACATGAGCTCAGAAAAGGGCCATGGACTCTTGAGGAAGACAATCTGCTTATACATTACATCGCGAACCACGGTGAAGGCCATTggaactctttagcaaaatttGCAG GATTGAAGAGGACCGGAAAAAGCTGCAGATTAAGATGGCTAAATTACTTAAAACCCGATATTAAGCGCGGCAACCTTACTCCGCAAGAACAGCTCTTGATCCTTGAACTCCACTCCAAGTGGGGTAACAG GTGGTCTAAAATTGCGCAGCATTTGCCGGGGAGAACAGACAATGAGATAAAGAACTATTGGAGAACGAGGGTGCAAAAACAGGCGCGCCAACTGAACATCGAGTCGAACAGCGTGCAATTTCTCGACGCAGTTCGGGGTTTCTGGATGCCGATTCTACTGCAAAAGATGAAGCaatcttcttgttcttcaacCTTGAGCCCTTCTCAGAACTCTGCATCTCCTTCTCTGTCGCCAAATCACACAGTTCCTTCCGTGCCACTCCCAACTTCTCCACCTGGCAATGtgacaaacatgtttgacaatTATCACATGAGTGGAACTTCCAATCTTGCCACCGTCCCAAGTAATATTCTTTCGTCGGAATCTCTTATTTCACAGGTGCCGCAAATGGCAGAACAGTCGACGAGTTTATACCCTGCATTTGACCACATCGGATACGGCGGCTTAAGTCCAGATGGCAGTTACTATGTGGACAGCAGTAGCTATGACATGGAGGGTCTCAGCCTGGACCCTGTTTCGGCAATGGGCAATTATGACAATTCACAGTTTGATTGCCAGATGGTAGGAAATGATTGGATGTTGGACACCATCACTGACAATTTATGGAACATGGACGGGATGTGA